A genomic region of Fodinisporobacter ferrooxydans contains the following coding sequences:
- a CDS encoding winged helix-turn-helix transcriptional regulator, translating into MENTHLCPKFESAFELLGKRWTGLIIRSLLDGPRRFKDISGMIPSLSDRMLTERFRELEEAGIIVRTVYPETPVRIEYQLTDKGKSLKPAMDKIQEWAEVWMK; encoded by the coding sequence ATGGAAAATACACACTTATGCCCAAAGTTTGAGTCTGCCTTTGAATTGTTAGGAAAACGATGGACGGGTCTGATTATTCGTTCCTTACTTGATGGACCAAGACGATTTAAAGACATCTCCGGCATGATTCCAAGTCTGAGTGACCGGATGTTGACAGAGCGTTTCAGGGAATTGGAAGAAGCGGGGATTATTGTTCGTACTGTATATCCGGAAACTCCTGTTCGTATCGAGTATCAATTAACGGATAAAGGCAAATCCTTAAAACCTGCTATGGATAAAATACAGGAATGGGCAGAAGTATGGATGAAATAG
- the nirB gene encoding nitrite reductase large subunit NirB, protein MKKRKLCLVGNGMAGVRCMEEILKLAPDLFDITIFGREPHPNYNRILLSSVLAGDADIRDIVLNDWNWYEQNGITLYTGETVTSIDAEQRNIYTDCGRVESYDDLILATGSLPFMLPLPGIDKEGVIAFRDINDCKTMMEASKTYKKAVVIGGGLLGLEAARGLLNLSMDVSVVHIFDNIMERQLDPVASKLLQSELEKQGIRFLLEKQSAEILGDTRVTGLRFADGTAEEADLIVMAVGIRPNAALAQESGIEVKRGIVVNDYMETNIDHVYAVGECAEHRGTVYGLVAPLFEQGKVLAKRICQMDAAPYEGSTLHTKLKISGVNVFSAGEFMDTSDTRAIRVHDEWEGVYKKVLVRDDQVVGAVLFGDTKDSTRILEMIRTNATISELQRVAILQNLSSSSGASELDYVAAMSSDEIICGCNGVSKGTIVEAIYEHGLNSVEGVKKCTGASRSCGGCKPLVANLLQCVLGDQAQTSNQKEPICTCTTLSRDELVREIQEKCLTSVREVMHVLDWTEPEGCSKCRPAINYYLNMVFPELHEDERESRFVNERMHANIQKDGTYSVVPRMYGGVTSPAELKKIAEVAEKYQVPLVKVTGGQRLDLLGVKKEDLPNVWRDLDMPSGYAYGKAIRTVKTCVGSDFCRFGTQNSIQMGIDIEKAFERLDTPAKIKMAVSGCPRNCAESLIKDIGVVGIDGGWEIYIGGNGGVHAKVAQLLCKVKTNEEVMEWVGAFLQYYRENANYGERTSAWMERIGLSSIQRALENTETRRELNYRIAAALGVLSDPWQDIIQKENIRQLFENVAVNV, encoded by the coding sequence ATGAAAAAGAGAAAACTGTGTTTGGTTGGCAACGGCATGGCGGGTGTGCGCTGCATGGAAGAAATTCTAAAACTTGCGCCTGATTTGTTCGACATCACTATTTTTGGTCGTGAACCTCACCCGAATTACAATCGGATTTTGTTGTCTTCCGTTTTAGCCGGGGACGCAGATATACGAGATATCGTTTTAAACGATTGGAATTGGTACGAACAAAATGGCATCACTTTATACACAGGAGAAACCGTCACATCGATCGATGCAGAACAACGCAACATCTACACTGACTGCGGGCGTGTTGAATCTTACGATGATCTCATTTTGGCAACGGGCTCACTTCCATTCATGCTCCCTCTGCCTGGTATTGACAAGGAAGGTGTGATTGCCTTTCGAGATATTAACGATTGCAAAACGATGATGGAAGCATCCAAAACATATAAGAAGGCAGTTGTGATTGGCGGTGGTTTGCTCGGACTTGAAGCAGCACGCGGTCTGCTCAATCTTTCCATGGATGTGAGCGTTGTTCATATCTTTGACAACATTATGGAACGTCAGTTGGATCCAGTGGCTTCAAAATTGTTGCAAAGTGAATTGGAGAAACAAGGGATACGTTTCTTGCTGGAAAAACAATCGGCTGAAATCCTTGGTGACACACGCGTTACAGGTCTGCGCTTTGCGGACGGAACGGCAGAAGAGGCGGATTTGATCGTCATGGCTGTTGGCATTCGCCCGAATGCAGCACTCGCGCAAGAAAGCGGGATTGAAGTCAAGCGGGGTATCGTTGTCAATGACTACATGGAAACGAATATCGATCACGTGTATGCGGTTGGTGAATGTGCGGAACATCGCGGTACGGTTTATGGATTGGTGGCGCCTTTGTTCGAGCAGGGAAAGGTCTTGGCAAAGCGCATTTGCCAAATGGATGCGGCGCCATATGAAGGCTCGACGCTGCATACCAAGCTGAAAATTTCAGGTGTGAATGTCTTCTCGGCAGGTGAATTCATGGATACATCCGATACACGCGCCATCCGGGTTCACGATGAATGGGAAGGCGTCTATAAAAAAGTATTGGTGCGAGACGATCAAGTTGTGGGTGCTGTGTTATTCGGAGATACCAAAGATAGCACACGCATATTGGAAATGATCCGTACAAACGCGACGATTTCAGAGCTGCAGCGCGTTGCCATCTTGCAAAATCTTTCCTCGTCTAGCGGTGCATCCGAATTGGATTATGTAGCGGCTATGAGCAGTGACGAAATTATATGCGGATGTAATGGCGTTTCAAAAGGAACGATTGTAGAGGCAATTTATGAACACGGCCTAAATTCGGTCGAAGGAGTGAAAAAATGTACGGGCGCTTCTCGTTCCTGTGGCGGATGTAAGCCGTTAGTTGCAAACCTGTTGCAATGCGTTCTCGGGGATCAGGCACAAACTTCGAATCAAAAAGAGCCGATTTGTACTTGTACAACGTTAAGCCGTGATGAATTGGTAAGAGAGATTCAAGAAAAATGCCTGACAAGTGTACGCGAGGTCATGCACGTTCTGGATTGGACGGAACCTGAAGGATGCTCCAAATGCCGCCCGGCCATTAATTACTATTTGAATATGGTATTCCCGGAGCTTCATGAAGATGAGCGGGAATCCCGGTTTGTCAATGAGCGGATGCACGCAAACATTCAAAAAGACGGAACCTATTCTGTTGTTCCCAGGATGTATGGGGGAGTTACTTCACCTGCCGAGTTGAAGAAAATTGCCGAAGTAGCCGAGAAATATCAGGTTCCGCTGGTGAAAGTCACCGGCGGTCAACGGTTGGATTTGCTGGGCGTGAAAAAAGAAGATTTGCCGAATGTATGGCGGGATTTGGATATGCCCTCCGGATATGCGTACGGCAAAGCCATTCGAACGGTGAAAACATGTGTAGGAAGTGATTTTTGCCGGTTTGGCACACAAAATTCCATTCAAATGGGAATTGATATCGAAAAAGCATTTGAGCGGTTAGATACGCCAGCCAAAATCAAAATGGCCGTTTCCGGATGCCCGCGAAATTGTGCAGAATCTTTGATTAAAGACATTGGCGTTGTCGGAATTGACGGCGGATGGGAGATTTATATCGGCGGAAACGGCGGTGTGCATGCAAAAGTGGCACAGCTCCTTTGCAAAGTCAAAACCAACGAGGAAGTAATGGAGTGGGTCGGTGCGTTCCTGCAATACTACCGTGAAAACGCAAATTATGGAGAACGAACATCCGCCTGGATGGAGCGAATTGGATTGTCTTCCATTCAACGCGCACTTGAAAACACAGAAACCCGCAGGGAATTGAATTACCGGATTGCGGCAGCGCTAGGTGTCTTGAGTGATCCGTGGCAGGACATTATCCAAAAGGAAAATATCAGACAGTTGTTTGAAAACGTAGCAGTCAACGTATGA
- a CDS encoding pyridoxal phosphate-dependent aminotransferase translates to MKPIAAVPFSLPPQGVRVIMDLAWKIPDCIHMEVGEPNFNTPDHIVEAAIAAGRNGFHKYTPNAGIPELRKAIVNKMSRYNRMDVLNEQVCVHPGAVAGIASTMMALVEPGDEILVPGLSWPNGEMSVRLMHGVPVHYTLAPERGFLPDLEELERLATSRTKALLVNSPGNPTGAVFDESLVRDLAEFCRRRDLWLISDEIYEHIVFDKNHVSPGRSAPERTITISGFSKAYAMTGWRLGYTVSPPELADVIIKLQEPLISSTNSLTQKAGVAALAGPQDCVEMMRQSYQRRRDLALSILKEYELCRYTPQGAFYLMIDVSKVSRDSFSVAKQLLHEAKVAVAPGEAFGKEGAGLIRVSLASSEEDIHEGIHRICRFLSRPSAN, encoded by the coding sequence ATGAAACCCATTGCAGCGGTACCCTTCTCACTTCCCCCGCAAGGCGTCCGAGTGATTATGGATCTCGCCTGGAAGATTCCGGATTGTATTCACATGGAAGTAGGTGAACCAAACTTCAACACGCCGGATCATATCGTTGAAGCCGCAATTGCCGCCGGCAGGAACGGTTTTCACAAGTACACGCCGAACGCAGGCATTCCGGAACTGCGTAAAGCAATCGTCAATAAAATGTCCCGCTACAATCGGATGGATGTACTGAACGAACAAGTCTGTGTCCATCCCGGAGCCGTCGCGGGCATTGCCAGCACGATGATGGCACTGGTGGAGCCGGGAGATGAAATTCTCGTGCCGGGTCTTTCCTGGCCCAACGGTGAAATGAGCGTCCGTCTGATGCACGGTGTGCCCGTCCATTACACACTTGCCCCCGAACGGGGCTTCCTGCCGGATTTGGAAGAACTGGAACGTTTGGCAACTTCCCGAACGAAAGCTCTGCTGGTCAATTCACCCGGCAATCCCACCGGGGCCGTGTTTGACGAATCCCTTGTCCGGGATCTGGCCGAATTTTGCCGACGGCGCGATTTGTGGCTTATTTCCGACGAAATTTACGAACATATTGTTTTTGACAAAAATCATGTCAGTCCGGGCCGTTCTGCACCAGAACGCACAATCACCATTTCCGGATTTTCGAAAGCGTATGCCATGACAGGGTGGCGTTTGGGCTACACGGTTTCGCCGCCGGAATTAGCCGATGTAATAATCAAATTGCAGGAACCCTTAATCTCGAGTACCAATAGTTTAACCCAAAAGGCTGGAGTCGCCGCTCTCGCCGGACCGCAGGATTGCGTGGAAATGATGCGTCAATCCTACCAGCGGCGTCGGGACTTGGCTCTCAGTATTTTGAAAGAATACGAGCTTTGCCGCTACACCCCACAAGGGGCGTTCTATCTGATGATTGATGTTTCAAAAGTGAGCCGTGATTCCTTCTCGGTGGCAAAACAACTTTTGCACGAGGCAAAAGTTGCAGTAGCGCCCGGAGAAGCTTTTGGGAAAGAGGGTGCAGGACTGATCAGGGTTTCCCTTGCCAGCAGCGAGGAAGATATCCACGAAGGCATTCACAGGATTTGCCGATTTCTGTCCAGGCCCTCAGCAAACTGA
- a CDS encoding biotin-dependent carboxyltransferase family protein produces the protein MALRVLKPGLLSTVQDLGRSGYQKFGVISSGAMDPFALRVSNILIGNDEYEAALELTIVGPVLYFESDMLISICGGDLSASIDGEPVPMWRAVFVRKGSTLTFGAPRQGCRAYLAVAGGFDIPLEMGSRSTYLRAAIGGWKGRALQAGDRIGIRPMSAVANKILQKISGMDDGNAFCAATHFVARDLLPSYAQHPIIRVIRGREFEQFEEAGKEVFFQAGFTLLPQSDRMGYRLKGPLLQLAEPLEMISEAVIFGTVQVPPDGNPIVLMADRQTTGGYPKIAQVISVDLPILGQVNLGATIRFSEVTLEEAQELYLIREMEIDMLKQGIRVYV, from the coding sequence ATGGCGTTGAGAGTTTTAAAACCGGGTCTTCTTTCAACTGTACAGGATTTGGGGAGGAGCGGCTATCAAAAGTTTGGAGTGATTTCCAGTGGTGCGATGGATCCTTTTGCACTGCGTGTTTCCAATATTCTAATCGGTAATGACGAATATGAGGCGGCATTGGAATTGACCATCGTCGGGCCGGTATTGTATTTTGAGTCGGACATGTTGATTTCCATATGCGGCGGAGATTTATCGGCGTCGATTGATGGGGAGCCTGTGCCCATGTGGCGGGCTGTTTTCGTTCGGAAAGGCAGCACGTTGACGTTCGGGGCGCCAAGACAAGGCTGCAGGGCTTACTTGGCGGTTGCCGGCGGATTTGATATACCGCTGGAAATGGGAAGCAGATCCACCTATTTGCGTGCAGCGATTGGCGGTTGGAAGGGACGGGCTTTGCAGGCGGGAGACCGTATTGGGATCAGGCCGATGAGCGCCGTAGCAAACAAAATACTGCAAAAAATATCCGGCATGGATGATGGGAACGCGTTTTGTGCCGCAACTCACTTTGTTGCAAGGGATCTGTTGCCGTCATATGCCCAACATCCGATCATACGTGTCATCCGCGGCAGGGAGTTTGAACAATTTGAAGAGGCCGGCAAAGAAGTTTTTTTCCAAGCTGGATTTACTCTCTTGCCCCAATCGGATCGGATGGGGTATCGACTGAAAGGCCCTCTCCTGCAGCTTGCCGAACCTCTTGAAATGATATCGGAAGCGGTCATCTTTGGAACGGTGCAAGTACCGCCGGATGGGAATCCGATTGTTTTAATGGCTGATCGGCAAACAACCGGCGGTTATCCGAAAATCGCCCAAGTCATTTCTGTTGATTTGCCGATTTTGGGACAAGTGAATTTAGGTGCAACCATTCGTTTTTCGGAAGTGACACTTGAGGAAGCGCAGGAATTGTATCTGATTCGCGAAATGGAGATTGATATGTTAAAGCAGGGAATTCGCGTATATGTTTGA
- a CDS encoding nitrate/nitrite transporter has protein sequence MHVKGFRKAGNIPTLFASFLYFDISFMVWVLFGVLGIFIAKDFGLTATQKALLASIPTLGGSLFRIPLGYCADRFGAKRTGIISMILTIIPLLLSWLLANRVTELYVFGFLLGISGASFAVALPLVSRWYPPEYQGLAMGIAGAGNTGTLIATFFAARIAKVIGWHGVFGLAILPMILTLFVFILMAKDSPTPAKQKTWNEYGRLLKKSDLWFLCILYSITFGGFVGFSSYLGIFLHDQYRLKPIEIANITTILVSLGSFLRPVGGYLSDKIGGGKMLILLLGVIGIAYIGLSSLPPLMLAIILFGIIMMALGMGNGAVFQVVPQLFPDEIGIVTGVVGEAGGLGGFFLPMILGKGKDLTGSFGAGFMVCGIFILLVLVMLVAVQKRWAITARQTLHSIQIDA, from the coding sequence ATGCATGTAAAAGGGTTTCGCAAAGCAGGAAATATTCCGACACTGTTTGCTTCTTTCTTATACTTTGACATTAGTTTTATGGTCTGGGTATTATTCGGCGTACTAGGAATATTTATCGCGAAAGACTTTGGTTTGACTGCCACACAAAAAGCTTTATTGGCATCGATTCCAACTTTGGGAGGGTCGCTGTTTCGGATACCGTTGGGGTATTGCGCAGATCGTTTTGGAGCAAAGCGTACCGGAATCATTTCTATGATTCTTACCATCATTCCTCTTCTTTTATCATGGCTTTTGGCGAATCGTGTCACGGAATTGTACGTTTTCGGATTTTTATTAGGCATTTCCGGCGCAAGTTTTGCAGTGGCGCTTCCCTTGGTAAGCCGATGGTATCCTCCTGAGTATCAGGGTCTCGCGATGGGCATTGCGGGCGCCGGCAATACAGGAACATTGATCGCTACATTTTTTGCGGCGAGGATTGCGAAAGTGATTGGTTGGCACGGTGTATTTGGCCTCGCCATTCTGCCGATGATTCTTACATTATTCGTTTTTATTCTCATGGCAAAGGATAGCCCCACACCTGCAAAACAAAAGACATGGAACGAATATGGACGTTTGTTAAAAAAATCCGACTTGTGGTTCCTATGTATTTTGTACAGTATTACTTTTGGCGGATTTGTAGGCTTCAGCAGTTATCTGGGAATTTTTCTCCATGATCAATACCGGCTCAAACCGATAGAAATTGCAAATATCACAACGATTCTGGTTAGTCTGGGAAGCTTTTTGCGACCTGTAGGCGGATATCTCTCCGACAAGATTGGCGGCGGAAAAATGCTGATTCTCTTGTTGGGAGTGATCGGAATCGCTTATATTGGATTAAGCTCGTTGCCTCCTTTGATGCTTGCTATCATTCTCTTTGGCATCATAATGATGGCGCTTGGAATGGGAAATGGCGCTGTTTTTCAAGTGGTGCCCCAATTGTTCCCGGATGAAATCGGAATCGTTACCGGAGTTGTAGGAGAAGCCGGAGGATTGGGCGGATTTTTTTTACCTATGATTCTTGGAAAAGGAAAAGATTTGACAGGGTCTTTCGGAGCAGGGTTTATGGTTTGCGGAATTTTCATATTGCTTGTCCTCGTAATGTTGGTAGCCGTACAAAAACGATGGGCGATCACAGCAAGGCAGACTCTACACTCGATTCAAATCGATGCGTAA
- a CDS encoding putative hydro-lyase → MDVANMSPAEIRQLIRQNQLIRPTSGVANGFTQANLAILKKELAFEFLLFCQRNPKPCPILDVTEPGSAVPTLVAPNADLRTDLPKYRIYREGNLVDEVTDILKYWEDDMVAFLLGCSFTFEQALLKNKIPVRHIEENCNVPMYKTNIPCVKAGRFEGPMVVSMRPIPQKDVVRAVQVTSRFPAVHGAPVHIGTPAVIGIDDISKPDFGDPVPVRAGEVPVFWACGVTPQAIAMHVKPELMITHAPGHMFITDKRDEEFAVL, encoded by the coding sequence ATGGATGTTGCGAATATGTCACCTGCTGAAATACGTCAACTGATTCGGCAAAATCAGTTGATTCGACCAACTTCCGGTGTTGCGAATGGGTTTACCCAAGCGAACCTGGCAATCTTAAAAAAGGAATTGGCTTTTGAGTTTTTATTGTTTTGCCAGCGCAATCCAAAGCCGTGTCCGATCTTGGATGTAACAGAGCCGGGGTCAGCTGTGCCGACATTGGTTGCGCCAAATGCAGATTTGCGAACAGATCTGCCAAAGTATCGGATCTATCGGGAGGGCAACCTTGTCGATGAAGTCACCGACATTTTAAAATATTGGGAAGATGATATGGTTGCATTTTTACTTGGATGCAGCTTTACATTTGAACAAGCTCTTTTAAAAAATAAAATTCCCGTTCGGCATATTGAAGAAAATTGCAATGTGCCTATGTACAAAACCAATATTCCATGCGTCAAGGCTGGACGGTTTGAGGGGCCCATGGTAGTAAGCATGCGCCCGATTCCCCAAAAAGATGTCGTTCGCGCAGTACAGGTTACTTCCCGTTTTCCAGCGGTGCACGGCGCACCTGTTCACATCGGCACACCGGCTGTGATTGGAATTGATGATATTTCCAAGCCTGATTTCGGAGATCCGGTTCCTGTCCGTGCAGGGGAAGTACCGGTTTTTTGGGCGTGTGGAGTAACGCCGCAAGCAATTGCCATGCATGTCAAACCTGAACTTATGATTACTCATGCGCCAGGCCACATGTTTATCACAGATAAACGGGATGAGGAGTTTGCCGTATTATAG
- the pxpB gene encoding 5-oxoprolinase subunit PxpB has translation MIGIKSLDLYALGDSAIVVQLGDRIDLETHRKVQMVSKYLEEHSFPGMVEYIPAFTTVTIFYDPLAFLSNIRYDSAEHEEMGRSVFQQVSSAVLRRLETIPDTDVPKPTVIEIPVCYGGDLGPDLEDVAGHNQLSVEEVIQIHSSAEYLTYMVGFAPGFPYLGGLSERIATPRRKTPRVSIPAGSVGIAGMQTGVYPIETPGGWQLIGRTPIRLFRPEQSPPTRIQAGNMIRFRPISRAEYEQLKEREEWR, from the coding sequence GTGATCGGTATTAAATCTTTAGATTTGTATGCTCTCGGTGATTCTGCGATTGTCGTTCAATTGGGAGATCGCATTGATCTTGAAACACATCGGAAAGTGCAGATGGTTTCAAAGTATTTGGAGGAACATTCGTTTCCGGGAATGGTTGAATATATTCCTGCTTTTACGACTGTGACCATTTTTTACGATCCATTGGCATTTCTGTCAAACATCCGATATGATTCTGCGGAACATGAGGAGATGGGCAGATCTGTTTTTCAGCAGGTTTCGTCCGCGGTATTGAGGCGTTTAGAAACGATACCGGATACGGATGTTCCGAAGCCAACCGTGATTGAGATTCCGGTTTGTTACGGAGGCGACCTCGGACCCGACTTAGAGGATGTTGCCGGGCACAATCAGTTATCAGTAGAAGAAGTGATTCAGATTCATTCAAGCGCTGAGTATCTCACCTATATGGTAGGGTTTGCACCTGGGTTTCCGTATTTAGGCGGACTGTCGGAACGAATCGCAACCCCAAGGCGCAAAACGCCAAGAGTTTCCATTCCTGCAGGTTCTGTTGGCATTGCAGGGATGCAGACGGGCGTGTATCCGATTGAAACTCCCGGGGGCTGGCAGTTGATAGGAAGAACTCCGATACGTTTGTTTCGGCCGGAACAATCGCCTCCCACACGTATTCAAGCAGGAAATATGATCCGTTTTCGGCCCATTTCCCGGGCCGAATATGAGCAGTTGAAGGAGCGAGAGGAATGGCGTTGA
- a CDS encoding NRAMP family divalent metal transporter, with the protein MATSAIGPGFLTQTAVFTQKYGVDFAFAILASIILDIGAQMNTWRVIGFTGLRGQDIGNKVLPGLGTVIAVLIVIGGLAFNIGNIAGAGLGLNVLFGINVKVMALISAIIAILIFLSKNAGGAMDRVAQVLGVLMILLVIWVMFTSHPPVGKAVVASVFPSSYSALMFPMITLVGGTVGGYITFAGGHRLVDAGITGETHLGQISKSSFSGVLITGIMRITLFLAILGVVAAGHKLAASNPPASAFQFALGNLGYKFFGIVLWSAAITSVIGAAYTSATFLQSFGSWFKEHQRATIIGFIVFSTLVFEFYGQPVKILVLVGSLNGLILPLTLLTMLIAARSKRIMGETYRHPMWLYVFGILALLVTTYAAINSLGGIGTLLR; encoded by the coding sequence ATGGCAACATCAGCCATCGGTCCAGGCTTCCTGACTCAGACTGCCGTATTTACGCAAAAATATGGCGTGGACTTCGCATTTGCGATTTTGGCTTCCATTATTTTGGATATCGGTGCGCAAATGAATACTTGGCGTGTCATTGGTTTCACAGGTTTGCGCGGACAGGACATCGGCAACAAAGTCTTGCCTGGCCTCGGAACTGTCATTGCAGTTCTGATTGTGATCGGCGGACTGGCTTTTAATATTGGCAATATCGCCGGCGCCGGATTAGGATTAAATGTACTTTTTGGAATCAACGTAAAAGTGATGGCGTTGATATCTGCTATTATTGCAATTCTTATCTTTCTTTCCAAAAATGCCGGCGGAGCGATGGATCGTGTCGCGCAAGTGCTAGGCGTACTCATGATTCTGTTGGTCATTTGGGTCATGTTTACAAGTCATCCTCCTGTTGGCAAAGCAGTCGTTGCCAGTGTTTTTCCTTCCAGTTACAGCGCCTTGATGTTCCCGATGATCACACTGGTCGGCGGCACTGTGGGCGGATATATTACGTTTGCCGGCGGCCATCGGCTGGTCGATGCCGGCATTACCGGAGAAACTCACCTTGGTCAAATCTCCAAGTCCTCATTCAGCGGTGTTTTAATTACAGGCATCATGCGAATCACCCTGTTCCTTGCGATTCTGGGAGTCGTGGCAGCAGGCCACAAGTTGGCAGCGTCCAACCCGCCAGCTTCCGCTTTTCAGTTCGCCCTTGGCAATCTGGGTTACAAGTTTTTCGGCATCGTTCTTTGGAGCGCCGCCATTACGTCAGTCATTGGAGCCGCATACACAAGCGCAACGTTCTTGCAAAGTTTCGGTTCCTGGTTTAAAGAACATCAACGTGCAACCATTATCGGCTTTATTGTTTTTTCGACGCTTGTTTTCGAATTCTATGGACAACCGGTCAAAATCCTTGTCCTGGTCGGTTCATTAAACGGTTTGATTCTCCCCCTGACATTGCTCACAATGCTCATCGCGGCGCGCAGCAAACGGATTATGGGAGAAACATATCGACACCCGATGTGGCTGTACGTGTTCGGAATTCTTGCACTATTGGTCACCACTTACGCCGCAATCAACTCATTGGGCGGTATTGGAACTCTTTTGCGTTAA
- a CDS encoding LamB/YcsF family protein, translating into MLQHAVDLNCDMGESFGAYRLGRDEEILKYVTSANIACGFHAGDPGTMRKTVALALKHGTEIGAHPGLPDLAGFGRREMQITPQEAYDICVYQIGALWSFVRSEGGKMQHVKPHGALYNMAAKSRELSGAIAEAVYKVDPELILFGLAGSELIQAGKRIGLRTASEVFADRTYQQDGSLTSRRLPDSLITDDEQAVRQVIRMVKESKVLSQQEIDIPIEAQTVCIHGDGSHALEFARDIRESLEKTGISVIAAKAVAR; encoded by the coding sequence ATGCTGCAGCATGCCGTTGATTTGAATTGCGACATGGGGGAAAGTTTTGGCGCGTATCGATTAGGAAGAGATGAGGAGATCCTCAAATATGTAACTTCTGCCAATATCGCTTGCGGATTTCATGCGGGAGATCCGGGCACTATGCGAAAAACGGTAGCATTGGCTCTGAAACATGGCACAGAAATCGGCGCACATCCCGGATTGCCGGATTTGGCCGGATTTGGCCGACGAGAAATGCAAATAACACCACAAGAAGCGTACGATATCTGTGTGTATCAAATTGGCGCTCTTTGGAGCTTTGTCAGGTCCGAAGGCGGCAAGATGCAGCATGTAAAGCCGCATGGGGCATTGTATAACATGGCGGCAAAAAGCCGGGAGCTTTCCGGGGCGATTGCAGAGGCAGTCTATAAAGTGGATCCCGAACTCATCCTTTTTGGATTGGCAGGCAGCGAGTTGATTCAGGCGGGAAAACGCATCGGTCTGCGTACGGCAAGTGAAGTATTTGCAGATCGTACCTATCAACAAGATGGGTCGCTGACATCCAGACGGTTGCCGGATTCGCTGATCACCGATGACGAGCAGGCCGTTCGACAGGTTATCCGCATGGTGAAAGAAAGTAAAGTCCTTTCGCAACAAGAGATCGATATTCCGATCGAGGCACAAACGGTTTGCATTCATGGGGATGGATCACATGCACTGGAGTTTGCCAGGGATATCCGGGAGTCTTTAGAGAAAACAGGAATTTCAGTGATTGCTGCAAAGGCGGTTGCCCGCTAG
- the nirD gene encoding nitrite reductase small subunit NirD — MKLEIMQLEQLPVHTGRVIQVFGHEIALFRLGNGKIRAVENRCPHKGGPLAEGIVSGDYVFCPLHDWKICLADGNVQSPDTGCVKTFQTEIEENRIYIMIEPQEQGERRESLVPEQGLVNQK, encoded by the coding sequence ATGAAATTGGAAATTATGCAATTAGAACAACTTCCTGTTCACACAGGACGCGTGATTCAAGTATTCGGACATGAAATTGCATTGTTTCGCCTTGGCAATGGGAAAATTCGGGCCGTGGAGAATCGGTGCCCGCATAAAGGCGGGCCTCTGGCAGAAGGAATCGTATCAGGTGATTACGTCTTTTGTCCGCTGCATGATTGGAAAATTTGCCTTGCAGATGGGAATGTACAATCACCTGATACAGGTTGTGTCAAGACATTTCAAACGGAAATCGAAGAAAATCGTATTTATATCATGATTGAGCCGCAAGAGCAAGGGGAACGGAGAGAGTCTTTAGTACCGGAGCAGGGATTGGTGAATCAAAAGTAA